The following proteins are co-located in the Silene latifolia isolate original U9 population chromosome 1, ASM4854445v1, whole genome shotgun sequence genome:
- the LOC141648449 gene encoding protein FAR-RED IMPAIRED RESPONSE 1-like, which translates to MAVRYVESLEKWIYGRGEGLYEGFSWWERHGNMLGILGYGRALMGTDSLNKNGVQPDRQELCREVAKRFTPYIGQEFGGIEDAVTFYKIYAISCWFDVRRYKRKSGVAERSSQSLSFAIEKLKIGATKTYKTCKEQVNGLENIGASLNDFKNFHRDVKCFIHERDGQLFVDHFKEMTETRIGFYFDYDLDDDGSLCRAIWADGTARENYKIFGDAVSFDPTYSTNTYSMVFTPFTGVDHHKRSVTFCGALIAREDYESFNWVFSRFLQVMGGKKPEYIITDQDPGIIKYVPLVFKTARHRFCMWHIMNKMASKFGVSRSNYNDFMCKLNKIIWDDEIEAAEFDAIWEQIVEEHGLGANDWFADTYAIRGQWVMAYCRDLKMASVMRTTQI; encoded by the exons ATGGCAGTAAGATATGTGGAGAGCTTAGAGAAATGGATTTATGgtagaggggag GGTTTGTATGAGGGTTTTTCTTGGTGGGAAAGGCATGGTAATATGTTagggatactagggtatggtagGGCGTTGATGGGCACAG ATTCACTTAACAAAAATGGAGTGCAGCCTGACAGGCAGGAATTGTGCAGGGAGGTTGCAAAGAGGTTTACACCGTACATCGGGCAGGAGTTTGGGGGGATTGAGGACGCGGTAACATTTTATAAGATATACGCCATTTCTTGTTGGTTTGATGTGCGTAGGTACAAACGAAAAAGTGGCGTGGCGGAGAGATCAAGTCAAAGCTTGTCATTTGCAATCGAGAAG ctgaagataggagcaacAAAAACCTACAAAACCTGCAAAGAACAGGTGAATGGATTAGAAAACATTGGAGCAagcttaaatgattttaagaacttccataggGATGTTAAATGTTTCATTCACGAACGTGATGGTCAGTTGTTCGTAGACCATTTTAAGGAAATGACTGAAACAAGAATAGGTTTCTACTTTGACTACGATCTTGACGATGATGGCAGCCTATGTAGGGCTATATGGGCGGACGGTACTGCCCGAGAGAACTACAAGATATTTGGTGATGCGGTGTCATTCGACCCAACTTACTCCACAAATACTTATTCTATGGTTTTCACACCTTTCACCGGTGTGGATCACCATAAACGATCAGTGACGTTCTGTGGGGCTCTAATTGCAAGGGAAGATTATGAGTCATTTAATTGGGTTTTCAGCCGGTTTTTACAAGTAATGGGGGGTAAGAAACCCGAGTACATAATTACAGATCAGGACCCGGGTATTATCAAATATGTCCCTCTTGTTTTCAAGACAGCGCGCCATCGGTtttgtatgtggcatataatgaacaaaatgGCCAGTAAGTTTGGTGTCTCTAGGAGTAATTATAATGACTTCATGTGTAAACTTAATAAAATTATATGGGATGATGAGATTGAAGCAGCAGAATTTGATGCTATCTGGGAGCAaattgttgaagagcatggtctTGGTGCCAATGATTGGTTTGCGGATACGTATGCTATAAGGGGACAGTGGGTGATGGCGTATTGCAGAGACTTGAAGATGGCATCTGTTATGAGGACGACTCAAATATGA
- the LOC141648460 gene encoding protein FAR1-RELATED SEQUENCE 1-like: MSHIKHSSAKTSTHLALKSHAAKVYTYSDFYTFKEEAIYSIDTCRTGGFTERGKLEVTTVKDSSRGKNFEVAYSPGTRKTSCSCTMFERTGILCRHIIWIFSPNGMKTIPDDYVVNRWTKEYLQLRMFNCNAEGTDNMEIIDEKQIAISIMSSEVHQAVGLLRGKGMTDVESFSAIIRGFKDTLSPLGEVLNKTQQMEKTLNCTVSEVVMILPPKNSKNKGSGKRMLSAKTKALALARKPKRKCKNCKRMTNHDKRNCPNPFSAHTPLCEGSSDPEEDEGEEEEELESEQE, translated from the exons atgagtcatatCAAGCACTCGTCCGCAAAGACGTCAACACATCTGGCGTTAAAGAGTCATGCTGCAAAGGTGTACACCTATTCAGATTTCTACACCTTCAAGGAAGAGGCCATATACTCAATTGATACATGTAGAACCGGGGGTTTCACTGAGAGAGGCAAGCTAGAGGTAACTACTGTCAAAGATTCATCCAGGGGAAAGAATTTTGAAGTTGCTTACAGTCCAG GTACACGTAAAACAAGCTGCAGTTGTACGATGTTTGAAAGAACCGGCATCCTATGCCGCCATATAATATGGATTTTCTCACCAAATGGGATGAAGACTATACCAGACGATTATGTTGTAAATAGATGGACGAAAGAGTATCTCCAATTAAGGATGTTCAATTGTAATGCTGAAGGGACAGACAACATGGAAATCATCGATGAAAAACAAATTGCAATCTCAATAATGTCGTCGGAGGTTCATCAGGCTGTAGGGCTCCTTCGAGGCAAAGGTATGACAGATGTTGAAAGCTTTTCCGCTATAATTAGGGGATTTAAGGACACGCTATCACCGTTAGGGGAAGTGTTGAATAAAACTCAACAAATGGAGAAAACTCTGAATTGTACGGTCAGTGAGGTAGTGATGATATTGCCACCTAAGAATTCGAAAAACAAGGGTAGCGGAAAAAGAATGTTGTCAGCCAAAACAAAAGCATTGGCCTTGGCTAGAAAACCCAAACGCAAGTGTAAGAATTGCAAGAGAATGACAAATCACGACAAGAGAAACTGCCCTAACCCCTTTTCAGCACACACACCATTGTGCGAGGGGTCGTCTGACCCAGAAGAGGatgaaggagaggaggaggaagagctgGAATCAGAACAAGAATAG